A window of the Leucothrix mucor DSM 2157 genome harbors these coding sequences:
- a CDS encoding DUF2889 domain-containing protein, whose translation MPLSSPAPRKQMHTRVVTCKGYLREDDLWDIEGHMTDVKPYRFENIDRGGYIEAEEPLHGMWVRLTIDDQMIVRAAEASIDFSPYSNCPKIEPDYGKLVGLSVGLGWNKAVRTLFRGTAGCTHLTELLGPMATTAFQTVFSGRNEGRKVEGKAEMGIQPNERPVLLNSCHSYAPTSPVILRHWPDFYEGEK comes from the coding sequence ATGCCGCTTTCAAGTCCTGCTCCTCGCAAGCAAATGCACACTCGTGTTGTGACGTGTAAAGGCTATTTACGCGAAGATGACCTTTGGGATATCGAAGGCCATATGACCGACGTTAAGCCGTATCGCTTTGAAAATATCGACCGTGGCGGGTATATCGAAGCGGAAGAGCCACTACATGGCATGTGGGTTCGCCTGACGATTGATGACCAAATGATTGTGCGTGCCGCTGAAGCATCAATTGATTTCTCGCCGTACAGTAACTGCCCGAAAATTGAGCCGGATTATGGCAAGCTGGTTGGTTTGTCAGTGGGTTTGGGGTGGAATAAGGCGGTTCGAACCTTGTTCCGTGGTACGGCTGGTTGCACGCATTTAACCGAACTGCTTGGGCCAATGGCGACCACGGCGTTTCAGACGGTTTTCTCCGGTCGTAATGAAGGGCGCAAGGTTGAGGGCAAAGCGGAGATGGGCATTCAGCCGAACGAGCGTCCGGTGTTATTGAATAGTTGTCATAGCTATGCGCCGACTAGTCCGGTAATTTTACGGCATTGGCCAGACTTTTATGAAGGCGAGAAGTGA